From a single Triplophysa rosa linkage group LG17, Trosa_1v2, whole genome shotgun sequence genomic region:
- the dock8 gene encoding dedicator of cytokinesis protein 8 isoform X2, translating into MSQLRSGDAELMQELGEFPDDDLELELVERECRTIRPSVPEEGVELDPHVRDCVQSYIQPWLVVSRRTQDYGWISYSERTDANKVLQRQIFESDIQPDKQEQPEKSPSLTALCDDASRTTLTCSDFNLRLLQPDCRVDSLLRFSNPEELDRFNQESRQSNRHGEVFSLYPPIDEEDAVAIRPIPDCPREHFGQRILVRCHSMKLEIEIEPLFATMALYDLKKKKKISENVHLDLNSDQMKSLLRSHNPHIDTSTLARAAIFSISYPSPDIYLVIKIEKVLQQGEIGDCAEPYMVMKESDTVKNKDKLEKLRSQAESFCQRLGRYRMPFAFATVNIMSVISSTLERESAETDSIIGRGLDKKNLPRRNSDRFSLMEDNYSLSGFKPAATMCTFIKQEGERLSDEDLFKFLADIKRSSNQRRVKVIPGFVRLEVSPVPDVVPGCLSPELIPVKPVSEKHPRAVKEVLEFPSSEVFVPHNIYRNFLYVYPLRLNLTNRLTSARNITVKIQFMSGEDPSCAMPVIYGKSSGPEFLQEVYSPVTYHNRSPDFYDEVKIRMPARLTKKHHLLFTFYHISCQQKQNQTGNLETLIGYSWLPIWNNDRLQTGQQCLPIVLDKLPLNYSMHSPEKLPAQVPPVKWMENHKGLFSLELACMSSVQTQDSHLERFFTLCHALEGKTTFPLRVGDEKISENMFEHELKLSIISLSSSGLEPLVLFLHQVLDKLFRLIMQPMVIAGQTANLAQIAFESVVSVINSLHNSQELAKDHQGRNCLLATYLYFVFRLPDTQHEIHTTGTGGLAHPESRYSTLTRTSATTVGLMLLQSRIRSSSNPDIPAPHSPEDSEVNNILAKGLNHPGSRVSTAVNLPSTAQTCASTRPANKKLFHEELALQMVVSTGVCRENVYKYAWFFFELLVKAMSQHVSQLDKKTIARWNRFSDRFKDDITTIVNVVTAEIGNILVKQQKDLEQAEKVNISLAFFLYDLMSLMDRGFVFQLVKNYCNQMAAKSVNMATLISMRLEFLRVLCSHEHYLNLSLFFSSPASAPASPSPSTSSQTSSSCSFQDNKIAAMFDLSQDFRQRHYLTALLLTELSSALDMESEGGRVQQKAINATYSLLCAHDLDQRCSRPEVKAKIAALYLPLVGIIIDSINYLDFTVSDSRGGKGKSGGPEDDPDSVTPINQSVAMAIAGNPFNTLARNALLSMASVTGKTTNMLTAETSRNLLMCFLWIIKNADQNLVQRWTIDVPTSQMSRLLELLAICISCFEYRGKQSSDKVSTQALHKSQQAKARLEEALLGGIGARGQMMKRVGGNDRTMGQRENLRWRKDLTQWRQTNDRQDKSKAELDQEAIICGNLATETNLIVLDLLEMIVQAVPLADCKDNVVGGVLKVLLHSLTCSQSNTFLSHCFSTLRALIVKFGDLLFEEEAEQCADLCQKVLHYCSSCVDGNRSQACATLYLIMRYSYSSASNFSRVKMQVTMSLASLVGKSSDIHEEYLRRSFRTILAYAEEDTEIQSTQLPSQVDELLRNLNSILSDTVKMKEFQKDPEMLMDLMYRIAKGYQTSPDLRLTWLQNMAEKHNTRKCYTESAMCLVHAAALVAEYLSMLEDHKYLPVGSVTFQNISPNVLEESAVSDDILSPDEDGVCSGRYFTENGLVGLLEQAAELFSNGGLFEAVNEVYKIIVPILEAHRDFRKLASTHDKLQRAFENIIQKGHKRMFGTYFRVGFYGSKFGDLDEQEFIYKEPAITHLPEISHRLENFYSQCFGDEVLEMIKDSTPVHRNKLNPNKAYIQITFVEPYFDDYEMKDRLTNFEKNFNLRRFMYTTPFTKSGRPRGELNEQYKRKTILTTMHAFPYIKTRINVIQKEEFDLTPIEVAIEDMQKKTRELAEATHREKPDAVMLQMVLQGSVTATVNQGPLEVAQVFLNEIPADPKLFRHHNKLRLCFKEFILRCGEAVEKNKQLITADQKEYQQEMKKNYNKLRENLRPMLERKIPELYKPIIKPRIENRDSFKRHSLRRTPDENS; encoded by the exons GCGTGGACAGCCTGTTGCGCTTCAGCAACCCAGAGGAGCTGGACCGCTTCAACCAGGAGTCCAGACAGAGCAATCGCCATGGCGAGGTTTTCAGTCTCTATCCACCTATAGATGAG GAGGATGCTGTAGCGATTCGTCCCATTCCCGACTGTCCCAGAGAGCACTTCGGACAGAGGATCCTTGTGCGATGTCATAGCATGAA GTTGGAGATTGAAATCGAGCCCCTCTTTGCAACGATGGCCCTCTATGAcctgaagaagaagaagaag ATTTCAGAGAACGTCCACTTGGACCTGAACTCAGATCAGATGAAGAGTCTCCTGCGCTCGCACAACCCCCACATAGATACCTCCACTTTGGCCAGAGCTGCCATTTTCTCCATCTCCTACCCATCTCCAGACATCTACCTGGTCATTAAG ATTGAGAAGGTTCTTCAGCAGGGAGAGATTGGGGATTGTGCTGAACCGTACATGGTCATGAAGGAGAGCGACACAGTGAAG AACAAAGACAAGCTGGAGAAGTTGAGGAGTCAGGCAGAGAGCTTCTGTCAGAGGCTGGGCCGCTACAGGATGCCGTTTGCCTTCGCCACGGTTAACATCATGAGTGTGATCAGCTCCACGCTGGAGCGAGAAAGCGCTGAGACGGACAGCATCATTG GCAGGGGTTTAGACAAAAAGAATCTGCCTAGACGTAACTCTGACAGGTTTAGCTTGATGGAGGACAACTATTCTCTGTCTGGCTTTAAACCAGCTGCCACTATGTGTACATTCATCAAGCAG GAAGGAGAGCGTCTGAGTGACGAGGACCTTTTCAAGTTCCTGGCGGACATCAAGAGATCTTCCAATCAGAGACGTGTTAAGGTCATACCTG GTTTCGTGAGACTGGAAGTGTCCCCGGTGCCAGACGTAGTGCCTGGGTGTCTGTCCCCTGAACTGATTCCTGTGAAGCCTGTGTCTGAGAAACATCCACGAGCAGTTAAAGAAGTCCTAGAGTTTCCTTCCAGTGAAGTCTTTGTGCCTCACAACATATATAG GAACTTCCTGTATGTTTATCCTCTGAGGCTGAATCTTACAAACCGTTTGACTTCAGCTAGAAAcattacagttaaaatccagtttATGAGTGGTGAAGACCCCAGCTGTGCCATGCCT GTGATCTATGGAAAATCAAGTGGTCCTGAGTTTCTTCAAGAGGTCTACAGCCCAGTCACATACCACAACAG GTCTCCAGACTTCTATGATGAGGTGAAGATCCGCATGCCGGCCCGTTTAACCAAGAAACATCACCTTCTCTTTACCTTCTACCATATCAGCTGTCAACAGAAACAGAACCAGACAGGCAATTTGGAGACTCTCATTGGATATTCA TGGTTACCCATTTGGAATAATGACAGACTACAGACGGGGCAACAGTGTCTGCCAATCGTTTTGGACAAACTTCCTCTCAACTATTCCATGCATTCTCCTGAG AAATTGCCAGCTCAGGTTCCCCCAGTCAAATGGATGGAAAACCACAAAGGACTGTTCAGCCTCGAGTTAGCCTGCATGTCCTCCGTTCAAACACag GACAGTCACCTGGAACGTTTCTTTACTCTGTGTCACGCTCTGGAGGGGAAGACCACGTTCCCTCTTCGAGTGGGCGATGAGAAGATCTCAGAGAACATGTTTGAACACGAGCTGAAGCTGAGCATCATCTCGCTGTCCTCCTCCGGCCTGGAGCCGCTGGTACTTTTTCTCCATCAGGTTTTGGACAAGCTCTTTCGTCTCATCATGCAGCCCATGGTCATCGCAGGACAGACCG CAAATCTGGCCCAGATTGCATTTGAGTCAGTAGTGTCAGTCATTAACAGCCTTCACAACAGTCAGGAGCTGGCGAAGGACCATCAGGGAAGAAACTGTCTCTTAGCAACGTACCTGTACTTTGTGTTTCGGTTGCCAGACACGCAGCATGAAATCCACACCACAG GCACGGGAGGTCTGGCTCATCCTGAGAGCAGGTACAGCACTCTGACTCGCACCTCGGCTACGACGGTGGGCTTAATGCTCCTTCAGTCACGGATCCGATCCAGCAGCAACCCTGATATACCAGCACCACACAGCCCAGAGGACTCAGAGGTCAATAATATTCTTGCAAAG GGTTTAAATCACCCGGGCAGTCGGGTTTCCACAGCTGTAAACCTTCCCAGCACTGCTCAGACCTGTGCAAGCACACGACCTGCAAACAAAAAG TTATTCCATGAGGAACTGGCTCTTCAGATGGTGGTGAGCACCGGAGTGTGCCGGGAGAACGTCTACAAATATGCTTGGTTCTTCTTTGAGCTTCTT GTGAAGGCCATGAGTCAACATGTGTCTCAGCTGGACAAAAAGACAATCGCTCGATGGAATCGATTCTCAGACCGCTTTAAAGATGACATCACTACTATTGTCAATGTGGTCACGGCTGAGATCGGGAACATTTTGGTTAAACAGCAGAAG GATCTGGAGCAGGCGGAGAAGGTTAACATCAGCTTGGCGTTCTTCCTCTATGACCTGATGTCTCTTATGGACCGTGGCTTTGTGTTTCAGCTGGTGAAGAATTACTGCAACCAG ATGGCAGCCAAGAGCGTGAACATGGCGACTTTAATCAGCATGAGGCTTGAGTTTCTGAGGGTCCTGTGCAGTCACGAGCACTACCTCAACCTCAGTCTGTTCTTCAGCAGCCCTGCCTCTGCTCCCGCCTCCCCCTCTCCCTCCACCTCCTCGCAG ACCTCCAGCTCGTGCAGTTTTCAAGACAATAAGATTGCAGCCATGTTTGACCTGTCGCAGGATTTTAGGCAGCGCCATTACCTGACCGCTCTGCTCCTGACCGAGCTCAGTTCCGCATTGGACATGGAGTCTGAGGG ggggAGAGTCCAGCAAAAAGCCATTAATGCCACTTACAGTTTATTATGCGCTCACGATCTGGACCAGCGCTGCTCAAGGCCCGAGGTCAAGGCTAAGATCGCCGCTCTCTACCTCCCCCTGGTGGgcatcatcattgactccatcAATTACCTTGACTTCACAG TTTCTGATTCGCGTGGTGGTAAAGGCAAGTCGGGCGGGCCCGAGGATGACCCTGATAGCGTCACCCCCATCAATCAGTCTGTTGCCATGGCAATAGCTGGAAATCCCTTCAACACCCTGGCAAGGAACGCGCTGCTGTCTATGGCTTCTGTG ACGGGGAAAACGACTAACATGCTGACGGCAGAGACCAGCCGCAATCTGCTGATGTGTTTCCTGTGGATTATCAAGAACGCGGACCAGAATCTGGTCCAGCGCTGGACCATAGACGTGCCCACCTCTCAGATGAGCCGCCTGCTGGAACTGCTCGCCATCTGCATCTCCTGCTTCGAGTACAGG GGGAAGCAGAGTTCTGATAAGGTGAGCACACAGGCCCTGCATAAGTCTCAGCAGGCTAAGGCACGTCTGGAGGAGGCTCTGTTGGGAGGGATCGGAGCCAGGGGGCAGATGATGAAAAGGGTGGGAG GTAACGACAGGACGATGGGTCAAAGAGAGAACTTGCGCTGGAGGAAAGACCTGACACAATGGCGCCAAACCaatgacagacaggacaa atcTAAAGCGGAACTGGATCAAGAGGCCATAATCTGTGGTAATCTGGCCACTGAGACCAACCTCATAGTCCTTGATTTGCTGGAGATGATAGTACAG GCGGTTCCTCTGGCAGACTGTAAGGATAATGTGGTTGGTGGAGTACTAAAGGTGCTGCTGCATTCCCTCACCTGTAGTCAGAGCAACACCTTCCTGTCACACTGTTTCAGCACCTTACGGGCTCTCATAGTAAAG TTTGGAGACTTGTTGTTTGAGGAGGAGGCGGAGCAGTGTGCAGACCTGTGTCAGAAAGTTCTCCATTACTGCAGCAGCTGTGTGGACGGCAACAGGAGTCAAGCTTGTGCTACATTATACCTGATCATGAGATACAGCTACAGCTCTGCCAGT AATTTCTCTAGAGTCAAGATGCAGGTGACGATGTCTTTGGCCTCACTGGTTGGAAAGTCTTCAGATATCCACGAGGAGTACCTGCGGCGCTCTTTCAGAACCATTCTTGCGTATGCAGAAGAGGACACAGAGATACAGTCCACACAGCTGCCTTCACAG GTGGATGAACTTTTGAGGAACCTGAATAGTATCCTCTCAGATACAGTTAAGATGAAAGAGTTTCAGAAGGATCCTGAGATGCTCATGGACCTCATGTATAG GATCGCAAAGGGCTACCAGACATCTCCAGATCTTCGTCTCACCTGGCTGCAAAACATGGCGGAGAAGCACAACACCAGGAAGTGCTACACAGAATCAGCCATGTGTTTGGTTCATGCTGCAGCCCTGGTGGCTGAATATCTCAGCATGCTGGAGGATCACAAATACCTGCCGGTGGGCAGCGTCACCTTTCAA AACATCTCCCCTAACGTGCTGGAGGAGTCGGCTGTCTCAGACGACATCTTGTCTCCAGATGAGGATGGGGTTTGCTCGGGACGCTACTTCACGGAAAATGGCCTGGTTGGGCTTTTGGAACAGGCCGCTGAGTTATTCAGCAAC GGTGGCTTATTTGAAGCAGTAAACGAAGTCTACAAGATAATCGTTCCTATACTGGAGGCTCACAGAGATTTCAGGAAACTCGCTTCCACACACGACAAACTCCAAAGGGCTTTTGAGAACATCATTCAGAAG GGTCACAAGAGGATGTTTGGAACCTACTTCCGTGTGGGATTTTATGGCTCTAAATTTGGAGACTTGGATGAGCAGGAATTTATCTACAAAGAGCCAGCAATCACCCATTTACCTGAGATTTCCCACCGGCTCGAG AATTTCTACAGTCAGTGTTTTGGGGATGAAGTTCTGGAAATGATTAAAGATTCAACACCGGTACACAGAAACAAACTGAATCCCAACAAG GCATACATACAGATTACCTTCGTGGAGCCTTACTTTGATGACTATGAGATGAAGGACCGTCTTACCAACTTTGAGAAGAACTTCAACCTTCGTCGCTTCATGTACACAACGCCATTCACGAAGAGCGGGAGACCCCGAGGAGAACTGAATGAGCAGTACAAACGGAAAACCATCCTAACCACGATGCACGCCTTCCCCTACATCAAGACGCGCATCAACGTCATTCAAAAGGAAGAG TTTGACCTCACACCCATCGAGGTGGCCATTGAAGACATGCAGAAGAAGACCCGAGAGCTTGCCGAAGCCACGCACAGAGAGAAGCCAGATGCCGTGATGCTGCAAATGGTTCTGCAGGGATCTGTCACAGCCACTGTTAATCAG GGTCCTTTGGAGGTGGCCCAGGTCTTCTTGAACGAAATCCCGGCAGACCCCAAGCTCTTCCGTCATCACAACAAACTGCGTTTGTGTTTCAAAGAGTTCATACTGCG GTGTGGGGAGGCCGTGGAGAAGAACAAGCAACTCATCACTGCCGATCAGAAGGAGTACCAGCAGGAGATGAAGAAGAACTACAACAAACTGAGAGAGAATCTCAGGCCCATGCTGGAGAGAAAAATCCCCGAGCTTTACAAGCCCATCATCAAACCTCGCATTGAGAATAG AGATTCCTTCAAACGGCACAGCCTCCGTCGAACACCAGATGAAAATTCATGA